The DNA region TCAGTCACTCTGGGAGATTATTTGGCAATATTAGACCTACTCATGGACTTAGACAAGGTGACCCATTATCGAGTCATTTATTTCTGATTTGTATCGAGAGGTTTATATATTTGATTCATGATTATGAGAGGAAAGGTCTGATACAGGGAATTAAAGTAGCTAGAAATGTTCCTTCAATATCACACATGTTCTTCACTGACGATTGTTATATCTTTAGTAAAGACGAGGTTGATAGTGCTCGTCATGTGTTAGATATGCTAGACGTTTTTCAGAGAGCTTCAGGACAACAAATAAACGCGGACAAGTCTTCTGCTTTCTTCAGTAGAAATTGCTCCTCACAATTAAGGCAACAGTTGTTCTCTCATCTTAAAATTAAGGAATCCAGTAATAATAGCTTCTATTTGGGGCTTCCAAGTACACTATCTAGAAAGAAATCAGCAGTCTTTGGATATATAAAGGACAGGCTTCAGGATAAACTCAAAGGTTGGGATAAAAAGAAGTTGTCAAAATTCGGTAAGGAAGTCCTAATCAAATCAGCAGCACACACATTAACTAACTACTGCATGAGTGTTTTTCTATTGCCACAAAACTTATGTAGTGATCTAGAAATGCTTATGGCTATGTACTGGTGACGTAAGGACATTTTAAAAGGGAGTGGCATTCACTGGATGTCTTGGAGTAGACTTTGTGCAGCAAAAGTGCAATGTGGCATGGGGTTCAAGAGCTTAAGAGATTTCAACATTGCTCTTTTAGGTAAACAAGCCTGGAGATTACTCTCAGCTCCGGATAAACTGGTCAGCCATGTCTTCAAAGCTCGCTACTACCCTAATGGATCGTTTTTAACTGCTACgtttggctcaaatccaagctATATTTGGAGAAGTGTGTAGGAAGCTCAAAGTCTATTGTCTCAGGGTATCAGTTGTCGAGTTGGTAATGGGCAggatattgatataattaacactCCCTGGCTTCCCACAGCTGCAGATCCTTATATTCACACGCATGGTGCATCTTTGGATAATCAAAAAGTCTCTTGGCTTATGAGAATAGAGGAGATCAGTTGGGATGAGGATTTGATAAGAGATTTGTTTGAAGAGAGAGATTCTGAAATCATTCTTTCTATTCCTTTGCAATATGTGGTGAATGATTTCTAGTACAGGCGCCATGAGAAGATGGGCCATTATTCTGTTAAAAGTGCTTATTTCATTTTACAGGAGCTCAAAGTTAATCAATCCACAACTAACATTACAGGTTTTGGAGAAAGCTGTGGAATCTTAAAATTCCTTCTAAGGTAAAGCATTTTCTTTGGCGTGCTGCTACCAATTGTTTGGCAACAAAAGACCTCCTTAGAGTAAGAAACATACAGGTGAACTCTCTTTGTCCCATCTGCAATTTAGAGGAGGAATCTATTGCACACGTCTTATTTTTAATCCCTTTGCAGAGCACTGCTATTAGTTATCCAATTTTTATCCTCCACAAGGTGTGAATACAAACTTTTCAGATTGGCTTCAGCTGCTGTTTGATCACAGCAATAAGGATGATACAAACACACTGGTAACAATCTGTTGGATGCTGTGGAAGAATCGTAATGACATAGTTTGGAAGCAACATGCTTCTGGATCTCAGGAGTTGGTAAATTCGACGTTATCTATTCTTAACCAATGAAAATCTGTTCAAGACAAGAGCTTCGATAGTTCTTTGGGCTATATATGCCCGGAGGATGGTCAAGAACAAAGGCACCCCCCGGTTAAATTGTGTCAAGATCAACACCGACGCTGCACTATTTGAAGACCCAGCAAGACATAGTTATGCTTTCATAATCAGGGATCATTATGGTGACTTCGTTCGAGCTATTACTAAATGTTCTGTAGGCAGGGTGGCTCCTGAATTCGCAGAGGCTTTAGAAATTCCCGAGGCTCTAAGTTGGATCAAGAACAATCAGCGGAGCAATGTTGTATTGGAGACTGATTGTCTTCAAGTGGTTCAACTGATCCGCagctcattttcaagcttctcataCATGGGTAGATTGATTGTGGAATGCAGGACTATGATGGAGGATCTAAGTCGTAAAAACGTTTTGTTAAGATTTGTTAAACGCTCTGCAAATGTTGTGGCTCACTATTTGCCGAGACATAGTAATTTAGTAGCTGATCGTATCGGGGAGGTGGGAGATGTCCACCCGGATCTTTATGCCATTCTTTGTAATGATTTAAGAGAGTAATAAAAAAATTTACATTCCGTGGcaaaaaaaaataataactattattattatcattattggCCCCTTTTGTAACTGTTATTGCATTTAAGTCCCAAAACAAAAACTGACGAACTCATTTACTGTAGCAACAATTACAAGGTCAGGAAATGGATGGAAACAAAtattaaattcatatttattcacatgcataattattttatgaattttaattaaaacaatttaaaaaaaaattcataacaaataatttacatatcataaaattatgaataacaatacctagatgatctacaatACTTATAGAACCTAGATCAGTGGTCAAAATCcaatgcaaaaattatttcgaattaattcataattaaatctaaataaatttgcaaaaatcatattaaatccatacatgcataaaaaaaatCGGATTTTTTTTGTGAATCTCTACATTCAGGACCTGGCTCTAAtaccaatgaaggaatttacggacgagcggaagcatgatataacaattattACATAAAACCATGTATCGtacatatagaaaaacatataaaatcaAGGGAGCGGAGGAATCATAATCATAACTTGAAAATTGAAGTTTAATACAATGgatgctagcagttgctcctcagagTATGAAGCACTCTACTGGTATTCACCAAGAATAATCCTTTTGATGAAGCTTTTATAAAGATGAAGCTTTATAAAAGTGGTGCCCTTttcttttgagagagagagagatcaagaagaagatcaagaagaagGAGAGGGTGACAACTAAGTTTTTACAAAATATAAGTGCATGCCAAAACTCATTCTTTATATAGGGCTCACTAGGTTTTGATAtaattaatatatcaatatacattattatataaatcccacactttatcttataaaatgttaaataataattaaaactattttaatcattataattttctaaactctttagaaaacaATTTGTTCTCTCAAAATACCTTCATCAATAAATAAATCTTTTTATGATGTGACCCtctaggttcaatattaagtcggtagtagaaataaataataataaaccttctatttattatttatatgaattctaaaattcattaagtataattaactgattaattatatttattctacatcgtgattgatgcttctcaacatatcgggactatccggataatatgaattcacttcttagaataccaagaacctggttagtaccgtacaatgaattccttctacccttacaatatcttgattaaatacaaggcacacatcttgtgtcaggcctatcaaatttaatcatatgatttcctattcataatgcaaagttcatattaatgcaaattagaaactcatttttaatttcatacactctgtccagagattccagaactcgcatactaagaataacatatgATATTCTCTTCCAATACTGGAAGtggtagatcctctattgacgttaactatctcaatacacaaatccctatgcccataATAGACCTAATGGTTGTCCTTGAGACTTAGGACTAAACCAAATCatagttcattatatacaagataactttaacgatttcaagtctaaggacttgtacaactatcactcagtgaataactattgacacgtaAGTAAACTCCATTAGTTGTCCAACTTATCGAGTCATctttagtgaacttattccctaataagcacctacatactagctataatgttaccagacaaatgcctatgagaacagacatcctcctgaagggagcaagcatagtatgtaccaatctccGTGGGTTGACTAActtccgattagttatcctatgatcaagaactatttaagtctaaagttatcatcttctagatctcactattacaatctcattataattctagaagttttactctaaactatggaacatcttattcaaaacactttaaatagataaatcCCATAATAAAATCTTTTGGTTGATTTAGCTTTAGAGAAAACATTGAGCATCTGCTAATTCAAGCTCGGTTGAAAGGAAGGGATCCACCCAATACAGTGATCAAAAAGTAAAAAAGCACAGGAAACAACAATGTACGCGTTGGTGGGTACTGTACAcgattataagaaaaaatacatCAAGAATATGTGGTAGACATTTATTGAGCCCGGAGccattttatataataaagtaaaTACAGAAACTCTGTCTCTAGTTGAGAACAATAAGTTAATATTTCTGAAACAAGTAGTTGAATAGACTTCAAATAGGCTAAAATGACAATTGGCTTGACCAATTTGGTTTTCATACACCATGGCTCTGTTCAAGGAAGAAAAGCATTTAACGGCTTTTGAAAAGACCAAAAAATCTTATATTGGCTTGTCCGAGAGCAATGAGGATTACACTGTACAAAACATGAAAGACTAAAAGGACAAATATAAACATGTGCAACTCGTGTACCCCTTTAAACGAAATTAATGAAATTCTTCCCTGGCCCGATAAAAAGATTGTTAGGCCGGTTTCATAGTATATACTAGTGCACTACATAGTTACATATGAGAGGATGTATATTGACAGCACGATAGTGTTCATCCTAGCAGCCAAACTTCCATCTAATATCACGGTCTCTGCATATGAAAGCAGTTTTCTCCTGTCACCACCTTCATTTTCTCCCTTATTGTCATAGAGACCTCCCTCATTGTAGTGCTGGCACGGAACCAGTATCTTTCCAAGTTTGATAGGGATGCATATTTGACAACGCAAGTCATCTCACACTTAGTAACAAAGATATAAATCCTAGTATCATCAATTCTGCATATCAACAGCAATCAACCCATAGTCAACTCTCTACTTCAGAATCACTTCAAACAAACAACTGAGTAATAGTATTTACTTGTATTTTTTCTAACCTGCTTTCATTCTTTCCAAGGCTTCTGTCATGGCCTTCTTTATCGCTTATGAAATAACTGTCATAACCCAAATAAACAAGTAGTACAACATATTCATTAGGTTAAATCAATAAATCTCATAAGTCATTAGCCATATATAGAAATTCGATAAATGAATAATAACATTAATATACCTTGCCAAGAGAAAGAATTCCATGTTCAATGGAAATAGATATAACAACAAAAACTGCACATACGAGGGCAACAACGCATTTCAGTATTCTTGCAGTGACCTATTGTCCAACTCCCCTTCTTCCATTGCAAGCCGCAAAAAGAAATGCAATGTGTGTGTTGTGGTGCAACAAGTTTATAGTTATCTTGAGCACTTCTGATAGAGCTAGTACTCCTAATTATTGGAATTAATCTAaacgtttatttgttttattgtttaaataaatcaGCTGGTCACTAGTATTAGTATTGCAGTAAGAGTAGGACTCTAGAGTTGTTAGGATGTGTAGTTAGGAGAATAAGTCGTGGAGAAAACTAAGGTGTTTAGCCCTGGTTTGTATCTATCAGTTTAGGCTCAGTAGTTTTAGATAAATTTGCTTCAGTGAATTTGTTTAGTTAACTCTCTCAGATTGTAAAACTCATCAGTTATCAATATAGCTGCTTTCATTTATGTTTAACAGTATTGTTCTTGCTTATATTtaacaggttggtatcagagcctcacTCGATCGCAAGCCACACTTCAAGAAAATGGAGACCAACAAGGGAAAAGAAGGTTCTTTCGGTTTAAGCTACCCAATTCTAACTAAGACAAATTACACAGCATGGGCTATGAAAATGCGTGTGTTCATGCAGGCCCATGGTGTATGGGATGCGGTTGAACCCAAAGACGCAGATGCTGCAATTGAAGATAAGATGATAAGCGAGCTTTGGCTATTATATATCAGGGGATAGGTGAAGATCTGTTAATGTCAATAGCTGACAAAACGACCTCAAAGACAGCTTGGGAGGCAATAAAAATGGTTCACCTTGGAGCAGACAAAGTTAAAAAGGCGAAAGCTCAAACTCTTAAGGCTGAATTTGAGTCTCTTGTCATGAAAGATACAGAACAGCTAGATGATTTCTGCATGAAGATGAATAGCCTGGTGACCAACATCCGGATGTTAGGAGAGAAGGTTGATGAGACGTATGTCGTCAAAAAGCTCTTGAGAGCAGTACCTGTGAAGTTTCTTCAAATTGCATCAGCGATTGAGCAATTTGGAGATTTGGAGAAAATGTCCGTAGAAGAAGTTGTGGGATCCCTCAAGGCACACGAGGAGAGAATACGCGGACAGAATGAAGTGAATAACGGCCATCTCATGCTTACTGAAGAGGAGTGGTCACGACGTGAAGGCACTGAGACCAAACTGTTGTTTACACGGGACGAATGGTTGAAGCGAGCTAATAAAGG from Apium graveolens cultivar Ventura unplaced genomic scaffold, ASM990537v1 ctg2009, whole genome shotgun sequence includes:
- the LOC141700272 gene encoding uncharacterized protein LOC141700272; protein product: MVHLGADKVKKAKAQTLKAEFESLVMKDTEQLDDFCMKMNSLVTNIRMLGEKVDETYVVKKLLRAVPVKFLQIASAIEQFGDLEKMSVEEVVGSLKAHEERIRGQNEVNNGHLMLTEEEWSRREGTETKLLFTRDEWLKRANKGGNGGNGDYRKDGRMFRDRSRPRRDREQRAEANLTQITDDEPALLVAEFDKIDNSRGTKLNTEEDNTWYLDNGASSHMTGHRGKFKDLDETVMGQVKFGDGSM